One genomic window of Tistrella mobilis includes the following:
- a CDS encoding acyl-CoA synthetase — MGITSGLRRTIAIARDRTSTICAGRTRSWGETADRVARIAGAFRALGVEDGDRVALLTLNSDRYIEFYLATPWAGAVIVPLNIRWSRAENADAIEDCGASLLIVDDAFAEMGRAIAAASGSQFALIYAGDGPAPEDMPHIEDLIRNHDPIPDAERSGDDLFGIFYTGGTTGRSKGVMLSHENIISNSLHSLAEGLFPDGTVYLHSAPMFHLADGAATFSLLMKGEPHVIIPSFTPEGVMKAIQEHKVTSALLVPTMIQMLVDHPAIGNYDLSSMKRIIYGAAPITEAVLDRATAKLPGVEFMQAYGMTELSPVATLLHPQEHVGESRAKGRHRSAGRAVIGCEVRIVDADDRPVPVGEVGEVVVRGRNVMMGYWERPEETAKAIVDGWMHTGDGARMDEDGFIYIVDRVKDMIISGGENVYSLEVENVVARHPDVAQCAVIGIPDEHWGEIVHAVVVPKSDARPTAEEIIAFCKQHIAGYKCPRSVEIRDEPLPMSGAGKILKRDLRKPYWEGRDRRVN, encoded by the coding sequence ATGGGCATCACATCAGGGCTCCGACGGACGATCGCCATTGCCCGCGATCGGACCTCGACGATCTGCGCCGGCCGCACCCGCAGCTGGGGCGAAACCGCCGACCGCGTCGCCCGCATCGCCGGCGCCTTCCGGGCGCTGGGGGTGGAGGATGGCGACCGCGTCGCGCTGCTGACGCTGAACTCCGACCGCTATATCGAATTCTACCTCGCCACCCCCTGGGCGGGCGCGGTGATCGTGCCGCTGAACATCCGCTGGAGCCGCGCCGAGAATGCCGACGCGATCGAGGATTGCGGCGCCAGCCTGCTGATCGTCGACGACGCCTTCGCCGAGATGGGCCGGGCGATCGCGGCGGCCTCGGGCTCGCAATTCGCCCTGATCTATGCCGGCGACGGCCCGGCGCCCGAAGACATGCCCCATATCGAGGATCTGATCCGGAACCATGATCCGATCCCCGATGCCGAACGCAGCGGCGACGATCTGTTCGGCATCTTCTATACCGGCGGCACCACCGGCCGCTCCAAAGGGGTGATGCTGTCGCACGAGAACATCATCTCCAACAGCCTGCATTCCCTGGCCGAAGGCCTGTTTCCCGACGGCACGGTCTATCTGCACAGCGCGCCAATGTTCCATCTGGCCGACGGGGCTGCGACCTTCTCCCTACTGATGAAGGGGGAACCGCATGTGATCATCCCCTCCTTCACGCCCGAAGGCGTGATGAAGGCGATCCAGGAGCACAAGGTGACCTCGGCCCTGCTGGTGCCGACCATGATCCAGATGCTGGTCGACCACCCGGCGATCGGCAATTACGACCTCTCCTCGATGAAGCGGATCATCTATGGCGCCGCCCCGATCACCGAGGCCGTGCTCGACCGCGCCACGGCGAAGCTGCCCGGGGTCGAGTTCATGCAGGCCTATGGCATGACCGAGCTTTCCCCCGTCGCCACCCTGCTCCACCCGCAGGAACATGTGGGCGAAAGCCGGGCCAAAGGCCGCCACCGCTCGGCCGGCCGGGCGGTGATCGGCTGCGAGGTGCGCATCGTCGATGCCGACGACCGGCCGGTGCCGGTGGGCGAGGTCGGCGAGGTGGTCGTGCGCGGCCGCAATGTGATGATGGGCTATTGGGAACGCCCGGAAGAAACCGCCAAGGCGATCGTCGACGGCTGGATGCACACCGGCGACGGCGCGCGCATGGACGAGGACGGCTTCATCTACATCGTCGACCGGGTGAAGGACATGATCATCTCCGGCGGCGAGAACGTCTATTCTCTGGAGGTCGAAAACGTCGTCGCCCGCCATCCGGACGTCGCCCAATGCGCGGTGATCGGCATCCCCGACGAGCATTGGGGCGAAATCGTCCATGCCGTAGTGGTGCCGAAATCTGACGCCCGCCCCACGGCCGAAGAGATCATCGCCTTCTGCAAGCAGCACATCGCCGGCTATAAATGCCCGCGCAGCGTCGAAATCCGCGACGAACCGCTGCCCATGTCCGGCGCCGGCAAGATCCTGAAGCGGGATCTGCGCAAGCCCTATTGGGAAGGGCGGGACCGGCGGGTGAACTGA
- a CDS encoding TetR/AcrR family transcriptional regulator encodes MQIEIPASPWKPAAERQRDRDAKRDAVLRTAARLFVENGFHRTKMADVAEQLHITKPALYHYFRNKEDILYACYQLGGELIEAELAGVDDAGKRGLDRAVAFLRAYTLNMTADFGMCLVSVDDRDLAPDSRRKVRDWKRSIDTRLRGYIAQGVADGSIREVDIRIAAFLLAGAVNWVGQWFREGGPRTAEEIADVMADMARHALAR; translated from the coding sequence GTGCAGATCGAGATTCCCGCCTCCCCCTGGAAGCCCGCCGCCGAACGCCAGCGCGACCGCGATGCCAAGCGTGATGCGGTGCTGCGCACGGCGGCGCGGCTGTTCGTCGAGAACGGCTTCCACCGGACCAAGATGGCGGACGTGGCCGAGCAGCTGCACATCACCAAGCCTGCGCTCTACCACTATTTCCGTAACAAGGAAGACATCCTCTACGCCTGCTATCAGCTGGGCGGAGAGCTGATCGAAGCCGAGCTTGCCGGTGTCGATGATGCGGGCAAGCGCGGGCTGGACCGGGCGGTCGCCTTCCTCAGGGCCTATACGCTGAACATGACCGCCGATTTCGGCATGTGTCTGGTCAGCGTCGACGATCGCGACCTGGCGCCCGACAGCCGGCGCAAGGTCCGCGACTGGAAGCGGTCGATCGATACCAGGCTGCGCGGCTATATCGCCCAGGGCGTCGCCGACGGCTCGATCCGCGAGGTCGATATCCGCATCGCCGCCTTCCTGCTGGCCGGTGCGGTCAACTGGGTCGGCCAGTGGTTCCGCGAAGGCGGCCCGCGCACGGCCGAAGAGATCGCCGACGTCATGGCAGACATGGCGCGGCACGCGCTGGCACGCTAG